A portion of the Gossypium arboreum isolate Shixiya-1 chromosome 8, ASM2569848v2, whole genome shotgun sequence genome contains these proteins:
- the LOC128296451 gene encoding uncharacterized protein LOC128296451, with protein sequence MEESIIQTTEKNAVVRDWSLRTQKEKGASLMEGCIPNLPEHVTVNVRQNNLDDLTQIWRQWDSDTRDIFTKRYGDIASMIAVYIDERLIQAMIKFWDPAYQCFIFNQEDMTLIMEEYAALLRIDNVQFYKIYMKEPKPMTFKKKLVKLTGLTDIWAEKQIKKKNEISCIPWFSLRDLVLNHPDILKRVNLFTLAIYGLVVFPKVLGHIEVAVVDFFEKLKQGINPIPTILAETFRSLSSCKRKGCNLESTVIRPSVLLYKVGNQDWVPLLGLWEGVGYALLLAQRQFSSRQFIPATGGLAQSEFAFASEGYTKRVRDTAKSWKKIHLMELALYADTFTQDYDVWRKQRMNSQQVSSTNYTFQNPFLEEMPSELEMARLEFEREKAKMSRDLSALQEENYQLKIDVQIERSRAEKVQKEAEIKGKTKKEEGKAARAMLELRKKNAEYETVSTELIASRSECRELREKIRELEETLQARQQQLDILLEALQEKNSQYDRDTRAYGRTLYEKDEKLSF encoded by the exons atggaagagtcgATTATACAAACGACCGAGAAAAACGCTGTGGTCCGAGATTGGTCTCTAAGAACCCAGAAAGAAAAAGGGGCCAGTCTAATGGAAGGATGTATTCCCAACCTACCCGAGCACGTAACTGTGAACGTTCGTCAGAATAACCTTGATGACTTGACTCAGATTTGGAGACAGTGGGATTCGGACACTAGAGACATCTTCACTAAAAGGTACGGGGATATAGCCAGCATGATCGCCGTCTACATAGATGAAAGATTAATTCAGGCCATGATCAAATTCTGGGATCCGGCTTACCAGTGTTTCATTTTCAATCAAGAAGATATGACCCTAATCATGGAAGAGTACGCTGCTTTACTTCGTATTGATAATGTGCAATTCTACAAGATATATATGAAGGAACCCAAGCCGATGACTTTCAAGAAAAAGCTGGTAAAGTTGACTGGCTTGACCGACATATGGGCCGagaaacaaataaagaaaaagaatgaaatcAGTTGTATTCCGTGGTTTTCCCTGCGGGATTTAGTCCTAAATCATCCCGATATTTTGAAGAGAGTGAATCTGTTCACTTTGGCCATTTACGGATTGGTCGTCTTCCCAAAAGTTCTGGGACATATAGAGGTTGCAGTAGTAGACTTCTTTGAAaagttaaaacaaggaatcaaccctatCCCAACTATTCTGGCCGAGACCTTCAGATCCCTAAGCAGTTGTAAGAGGAAAGG ATGTAACTTGGAGAGCACCGTGATCCGCCCTTCGGTTCTGTTATACAAGGTTGGAAACCAAGATTGGGTGCCACTGCTCGGATTATGGGAAGGAGTAGGCTATGCCCTGTTATTGGCCCAGAGGCAgttttcttcgcgacaattcatacccgccactggaggattagcacagtctGAATTTGCTTTCGCAAGTGAGGGTTATACGAAAAGGGTCCGAGATACGGCGaagtcttggaagaaaattcatcTGATGGAGTTGGCTCTATACGCTGATACTTTCACCCAGGATTATGATGTATGGAGAAAACAACGAATGAATAGTCAGCAAGTCTCGTCAACGAATTATACCTTCCAGAATCCTTTTTTGGAAGAAAtgccatctgagctagaaatggcaagactgGAATTTGAACGAGAAAAAGCCAAGATGTCACGGGACCTTAgtgctcttcaagaggaaaatTACCAGCTGAAGATTGATgttcaaattgaaagatccagagcCGAGAAAGTTCAAAAAGAAGCTGAGAtc AAAGGGAAAACGaagaaagaagaaggaaaagctGCGCGGGCTATGTTAGAGCTAAGAAAGAAGAATGCAGAATACGAAACTGTGTCTACCGAATTAATAGCTAGTCGATCTGAATGTCGAGAGCTGAGAGAGAAAATACGAGAATTAGAAGAGACGCTGCAAGCTCGTCAACAACAGCTAGATATTCTCCTAGAAGCCTTGCAAGAAAAGAATAGTCAGTATGACAGAGATACTCGTGCCTACGGAAGAACCCTCTATGAAAAGGACGAGAAATTgagcttttga